One window from the genome of Acinetobacter sp. LoGeW2-3 encodes:
- the cpdA gene encoding 3',5'-cyclic-AMP phosphodiesterase, translating into MTQTSTPASKKGWTLIQISDTHLMDQPELEFAHMNPEQSFLDVVQDIQQRFPQIDAVVHTGDLAQVAAESTYQRYLQFMQNWNVPHYQIPGNHDDNLAIFPFYNDRNEAHAIHFGSWTLILLNSAVKGRVDGWVEQQQLEQLEQLLLEHSSQHVIVACHHHPFAMQSHWIDQHRLKNSEALKDVIARHSNVKMVLFGHVHQDSENEWQDVRYLSTPSTSVQFKPLSENFALDQAQPGYRVLQLKDNGEYETYIQRVVLKQPKINTEISGY; encoded by the coding sequence ATGACACAGACCTCTACTCCTGCATCTAAAAAAGGCTGGACCCTGATCCAGATTTCCGACACGCATCTGATGGATCAGCCTGAGCTTGAGTTTGCTCATATGAATCCGGAGCAAAGCTTTTTAGATGTGGTACAGGATATTCAGCAGCGTTTTCCGCAAATTGATGCTGTGGTACATACCGGAGATCTGGCACAAGTTGCGGCAGAATCTACCTATCAACGTTATCTGCAATTTATGCAGAACTGGAATGTGCCGCATTATCAGATTCCGGGCAATCATGATGACAATCTGGCCATTTTCCCTTTCTATAACGATAGGAATGAAGCGCATGCCATTCACTTCGGCTCCTGGACTCTAATTCTGCTGAACAGCGCGGTAAAAGGCCGGGTCGATGGCTGGGTGGAACAGCAACAGCTAGAACAACTGGAACAGTTATTGCTTGAACATTCCAGTCAGCATGTGATCGTAGCGTGTCATCATCATCCTTTTGCGATGCAGTCGCACTGGATTGACCAGCATCGGCTGAAGAATTCAGAAGCATTGAAGGATGTGATTGCCCGACACAGCAATGTCAAAATGGTGCTGTTTGGACATGTGCATCAGGATTCTGAAAATGAATGGCAAGATGTGCGCTATTTGTCGACGCCATCGACCAGTGTGCAGTTCAAGCCATTGAGTGAAAACTTTGCTTTAGATCAGGCCCAGCCCGGCTATCGCGTATTACAATTAAAAGACAATGGGGAGTACGAAACCTACATTCAAAGAGTGGTTTTAAAACAACCTAAAATTAATACTGAAATTTCAGGTTATTAA
- the gluQRS gene encoding tRNA glutamyl-Q(34) synthetase GluQRS, with protein MSRNNPPLTPPLIKEGDNRMAYVGRFAPSPTGPLHFGSLITAVASYCDARAHQGKWLVRIEDTDIPRIYPGSEEHILRAMDAFGFDPDAEIIFQKDRLDIYESVIEQLRQQGLVYACQCTRKMLGSNHIYQDTCRDLGLPFEHQAIRLKVEDVEICFDDPLQGHHCSNLKQNLGDFVLKRRDGIINYQLAVVVDDYLQGMTHVVRGADLLDNTERQIYLGQLLGYPRLHYMHLPLAMNDQGQKLSKQNMAQALDLTQAPQLLKQAISALHQAEVELDTPERMLKQAVAQWDIERIPHTTELQGYYL; from the coding sequence ATGTCTAGAAATAATCCTCCCCTAACCCCTCCTTTGATAAAGGAGGGGGACAACAGGATGGCTTATGTGGGCCGGTTCGCGCCATCGCCAACCGGCCCTTTGCATTTTGGTTCCCTCATTACCGCAGTCGCCAGTTACTGTGATGCTCGTGCCCATCAGGGCAAGTGGCTGGTTCGTATTGAAGATACCGACATTCCCCGCATTTATCCCGGCAGTGAAGAGCATATTCTTCGTGCTATGGATGCCTTTGGTTTCGACCCCGATGCCGAAATCATTTTCCAGAAAGACCGTCTCGACATTTATGAAAGTGTGATTGAACAGCTACGTCAGCAAGGTCTGGTCTATGCTTGTCAATGTACCCGTAAAATGCTTGGTTCCAATCATATCTATCAAGATACCTGTCGTGATCTTGGGCTACCCTTTGAACATCAGGCGATTCGTTTAAAAGTCGAAGATGTCGAGATCTGTTTCGATGATCCGTTGCAAGGTCATCACTGTTCCAATCTCAAACAGAATCTGGGTGATTTTGTCCTGAAACGCCGTGATGGCATTATTAATTATCAGCTGGCTGTGGTGGTAGATGATTACTTGCAAGGCATGACCCATGTGGTACGTGGTGCGGATCTACTGGATAATACCGAACGGCAAATTTATCTGGGTCAGCTGCTTGGTTACCCTCGCCTGCACTATATGCACTTACCTTTAGCGATGAATGATCAGGGCCAAAAATTATCTAAACAGAACATGGCACAAGCACTCGATCTGACTCAAGCTCCCCAGTTACTGAAACAGGCAATTTCAGCCCTGCATCAAGCTGAAGTTGAACTAGATACGCCTGAAAGGATGCTAAAACAGGCAGTAGCGCAATGGGATATCGAACGGATTCCACACACAACTGAGCTACAAGGCTACTATTTATAA
- the xerD gene encoding site-specific tyrosine recombinase XerD: MLNKKPRIPAPVQIPENAQFLHGYRDYLIAQTVSPHTRNAYLSDLIQCSSCLNKALPEWNHDDVSDVLIELTKQQKSPRSIARCLSALRSFYKFLREQKLRNDNPVAAHKTPKLGRALPKDLSEADVEALINAPDINTALGLRDRAMLEVLYACGLRVTELLNLRLELINLKQGYLRIVGKGNKERLVPMGQVACEWIEKYLNEARPQLYKTATDYLFLTQHGGIMSRQNFWYAIKRYALQAGVQAELSPHTLRHAFATHLLNHGADLRVVQMLLGHSDLSTTQIYTHVAQVRMQQLHASHHPRA; this comes from the coding sequence ATGTTGAATAAAAAGCCCCGTATTCCTGCTCCTGTCCAGATTCCAGAAAATGCCCAGTTTCTGCACGGTTATCGTGATTATCTGATTGCTCAAACAGTGAGCCCGCATACGCGAAATGCCTATTTATCTGATTTAATTCAATGTAGTAGTTGTTTAAATAAAGCTTTACCAGAGTGGAATCATGATGATGTCTCGGATGTCTTGATTGAACTGACCAAACAACAAAAAAGTCCGCGTTCAATCGCACGCTGTTTGTCCGCCCTGCGTTCGTTTTATAAATTTCTACGTGAACAGAAACTCAGAAATGACAATCCGGTTGCCGCACACAAGACGCCAAAACTCGGACGTGCCTTACCGAAAGATCTTTCCGAAGCTGATGTCGAAGCGCTAATTAATGCACCGGATATCAATACAGCACTCGGCTTACGCGACCGGGCGATGCTCGAAGTCCTGTATGCCTGCGGTCTGCGCGTGACAGAATTACTGAATCTACGCTTAGAACTCATCAACTTAAAACAGGGTTATCTACGTATTGTTGGTAAAGGAAATAAGGAACGTCTGGTACCAATGGGTCAAGTGGCCTGTGAATGGATCGAGAAATACCTGAATGAAGCACGTCCACAGCTATATAAAACAGCAACGGACTATCTATTTCTGACCCAGCATGGCGGCATCATGAGCCGACAGAATTTCTGGTACGCGATCAAGCGTTATGCGCTACAGGCCGGAGTCCAGGCTGAACTGTCGCCGCATACTTTACGCCATGCCTTTGCCACGCACTTATTGAATCATGGCGCGGATTTGCGTGTAGTCCAGATGCTATTGGGTCATAGTGACCTGTCGACCACCCAGATTTATACCCATGTGGCGCAAGTTCGTATGCAGCAACTCCATGCATCGCATCATCCACGCGCCTAA
- the ftsW gene encoding putative lipid II flippase FtsW produces MAEFAQTAINKITQIYEQWVPKLPTEVNPRNVLIFCVLALLCIGSIMVASASMPYAERINGNAFHYITRHAISIGAGAAVAYATYKIPLNRWFNSTFFLWFITIILLAAVLVVGTEVNGSKRWIRLAGFTLQASEVAKVMMAIFTADYVVRRAEEVRNKISGLVRLGFIMGATILLVMLEPDLGATVVITLTMLGVFFLAGAPLVQFGFAFGVIVVSLIGAILLEPYRLKRLVSFSNPWEDPLGSGYQLSNALMAFGRGEWAGVGLGHSIQKMSYLPEAHTDFMLAILGEEFGFLGIATILILSFSMIVCCIRIGHRALKNHYLRAGYLAYGISIIFLLQVLVNAGMNMGMLPTKGLTLPFISYGGSSLIVCAMMISLILKIDATTRESNPSREESSF; encoded by the coding sequence ATGGCTGAGTTTGCTCAGACTGCGATCAATAAAATTACTCAAATCTATGAGCAGTGGGTACCCAAGTTACCCACTGAAGTTAATCCACGTAATGTGCTGATTTTCTGTGTGCTGGCATTGCTGTGTATTGGTTCGATCATGGTGGCATCAGCTTCGATGCCCTATGCCGAACGGATTAATGGTAATGCTTTTCACTATATTACCCGACATGCGATTTCGATCGGGGCCGGGGCAGCAGTGGCCTATGCCACCTATAAGATTCCTTTAAACCGCTGGTTTAACAGTACCTTCTTCCTATGGTTTATCACCATTATTCTGCTAGCTGCAGTGCTGGTAGTGGGTACCGAAGTCAACGGTTCCAAACGCTGGATTCGTTTGGCGGGTTTTACCTTGCAGGCCTCGGAAGTTGCCAAGGTGATGATGGCAATCTTCACTGCGGATTATGTGGTACGCCGGGCTGAAGAAGTCAGGAATAAAATTTCTGGATTAGTACGTTTAGGTTTTATTATGGGGGCAACTATTCTCTTGGTGATGCTCGAGCCTGACTTGGGTGCGACCGTGGTGATTACCTTAACCATGCTGGGGGTATTTTTCCTGGCTGGTGCACCATTGGTTCAGTTTGGTTTTGCTTTTGGGGTAATTGTTGTCTCTCTAATTGGTGCGATTTTATTAGAACCATATCGTTTGAAACGTCTCGTATCTTTCTCGAATCCATGGGAAGATCCACTTGGTTCTGGTTACCAATTGTCAAATGCATTGATGGCCTTTGGTCGTGGCGAATGGGCTGGCGTTGGTCTGGGACACAGTATCCAGAAAATGTCTTACCTGCCGGAAGCGCATACCGACTTCATGCTGGCAATTCTAGGCGAGGAGTTCGGTTTCCTGGGGATCGCGACCATTCTAATCCTGTCTTTTAGCATGATCGTCTGTTGTATTCGTATTGGTCATCGTGCCTTGAAGAATCATTATCTGCGCGCCGGTTACCTGGCTTACGGCATCAGTATCATCTTCCTGTTACAGGTGCTGGTTAATGCCGGAATGAATATGGGCATGCTGCCAACCAAAGGTTTGACCCTGCCATTTATTAGTTATGGTGGTTCTTCCCTGATTGTGTGTGCCATGATGATCAGTCTGATTCTCAAGATTGATGCGACCACACGTGAAAGCAATCCAAGCCGTGAGGAATCAAGCTTCTAG
- a CDS encoding DUF6587 family protein, whose protein sequence is MIEILIVTALVLWSAVVVFKKVFPNTSRSVFLKLSNACEAKGWHTLAKWLKPAMASGCGGNCACPASEQEVEKKPTQQAVKWK, encoded by the coding sequence ATGATTGAAATTCTGATTGTGACCGCACTGGTGCTTTGGAGCGCGGTGGTGGTATTTAAGAAGGTATTTCCAAATACTTCACGCTCGGTTTTCCTGAAGCTGTCGAATGCTTGCGAAGCCAAAGGCTGGCATACGCTGGCGAAATGGCTGAAACCTGCAATGGCCAGTGGCTGTGGCGGTAACTGCGCCTGCCCAGCCTCCGAGCAGGAAGTCGAGAAAAAGCCAACCCAACAAGCGGTGAAGTGGAAATAA
- a CDS encoding homoserine dehydrogenase: MKPVRLAILGLGTVGGGALKLLKENAAEIKRRTGREIQITYVGTRRPRPDLELDDSIKQSADLLDIVRQPDVDVVVEVMGGIHPAYEVIKEAILHGKQIVTANKALLAEHGNELFKLADDNAVQIAYEAAVAGGIPIIKVMREGLAANKIDWLAGIINGTGNFILTEMRDKGRAFEDVLKEAQELGYAEADPTFDVEGIDAAHKLTLLASIAFGIPLQFDKVFTEGISKITAQDVRYAEDLGFRIKHLGIARRAETGIELRVHPTLIPEEQLIANVNGVKNAVLVQANAVGPTLYYGAGAGAGPTASAVVADVVDIVRDISYTEDGAGTIPQLAFESLSDLPILPREEMTTGYYIRINAEDQTGVLAEVTSILSRNGISIDAILQQSRLKDLIPIVILTDPVKEAKMDEALKQIQALPVIHGEIVRIRLESLDN, translated from the coding sequence GTGAAACCAGTTCGTCTGGCAATCCTCGGTCTTGGTACTGTGGGTGGTGGTGCCCTTAAACTATTAAAAGAAAATGCTGCTGAGATTAAACGTCGCACCGGTCGTGAAATTCAAATTACTTATGTGGGTACCCGTCGTCCACGTCCAGATCTAGAACTCGATGACAGCATCAAGCAAAGCGCGGATCTGCTCGATATCGTACGTCAGCCAGATGTGGATGTTGTGGTTGAAGTGATGGGTGGCATCCATCCTGCTTATGAAGTCATTAAAGAAGCCATTCTGCATGGCAAACAAATCGTAACTGCGAACAAAGCCTTGCTCGCTGAACACGGAAATGAATTGTTCAAACTTGCTGATGACAACGCTGTGCAAATTGCTTACGAGGCAGCGGTGGCAGGTGGCATCCCAATTATTAAAGTGATGCGTGAAGGTCTGGCAGCCAACAAAATTGATTGGCTTGCGGGTATTATTAACGGTACAGGTAACTTCATCCTGACTGAAATGCGTGATAAAGGTCGTGCCTTTGAAGATGTACTCAAAGAAGCACAAGAACTGGGTTATGCAGAAGCAGATCCAACTTTTGACGTTGAAGGTATTGATGCCGCACATAAACTGACGTTGCTTGCTTCTATTGCATTTGGTATTCCACTACAGTTTGACAAAGTCTTTACTGAAGGCATCAGCAAAATTACTGCACAAGATGTACGATATGCTGAAGATCTTGGTTTCCGTATCAAGCACCTGGGTATTGCCCGTCGTGCTGAAACCGGTATCGAACTTCGTGTTCACCCTACTCTGATTCCTGAAGAACAGCTGATTGCCAATGTTAACGGCGTTAAAAATGCTGTTCTGGTTCAAGCCAATGCCGTTGGCCCTACACTGTACTACGGCGCAGGCGCCGGTGCTGGCCCTACAGCTTCTGCAGTGGTTGCAGATGTGGTGGACATCGTTCGTGACATCTCTTATACCGAAGATGGTGCAGGTACGATTCCACAACTGGCTTTTGAAAGCTTAAGTGACTTACCAATCCTGCCACGCGAAGAAATGACTACGGGTTACTACATCCGTATCAATGCTGAAGATCAAACTGGCGTGCTGGCGGAAGTAACCTCTATTCTGAGCCGTAATGGCATCAGCATAGATGCCATCCTGCAGCAGTCTCGCCTTAAAGACCTTATTCCTATCGTGATCCTGACTGATCCAGTTAAGGAAGCGAAAATGGATGAAGCGTTAAAGCAAATTCAAGCTCTTCCTGTTATTCATGGCGAAATTGTACGAATTCGTTTAGAATCGCTTGATAATTAA
- a CDS encoding DsbC family protein produces MTFARSSLFIACMLAAGFSLTACSNSNQNDKKSDTLTASAPATGEASTVSERNAQQRLISTLEGHFKKAGIKAKITDIKTTEVPNLFWVSLEGMSSVYATSDGKYIIQGDVIRLGDKQLHNVSETLQSDVNKKIFAALKAEDLLIYPAKGNKAKHVIYVFTDVSCPYCHKFHEQMDEMNAKGIEVRYIAWPRGEQHMPAMEAIWCNSDRRAAFDTAIAGGSITPATCKNPVKDQYQMGLNIGVNGTPGVYSSEGVYLGGYMSTSELLDRLK; encoded by the coding sequence ATGACATTTGCCCGCTCCAGCCTCTTTATCGCGTGTATGCTTGCTGCAGGTTTTAGCCTTACTGCTTGCTCCAACTCTAATCAAAACGATAAAAAGTCCGATACTTTAACTGCAAGTGCACCAGCGACGGGTGAAGCGTCTACTGTATCAGAACGTAATGCCCAGCAACGTCTGATCTCAACGCTAGAAGGTCATTTCAAAAAAGCTGGGATTAAAGCAAAAATCACAGATATAAAAACTACTGAAGTACCGAATCTGTTCTGGGTGAGTCTGGAAGGCATGTCTTCTGTCTATGCCACCAGTGATGGTAAATACATTATTCAGGGTGATGTGATCCGTCTGGGCGACAAGCAGCTGCACAATGTCAGTGAAACTCTGCAATCCGATGTGAATAAAAAAATCTTTGCAGCACTAAAAGCTGAAGATCTGCTGATTTACCCAGCCAAAGGCAACAAAGCCAAGCATGTGATCTATGTATTTACCGATGTCAGCTGTCCGTACTGCCATAAATTCCATGAACAGATGGATGAAATGAATGCTAAAGGCATTGAAGTTCGCTATATCGCATGGCCACGTGGCGAACAACATATGCCAGCCATGGAAGCGATCTGGTGTAATTCAGACCGCCGTGCTGCTTTCGATACCGCGATTGCCGGTGGATCAATTACGCCAGCGACCTGCAAAAATCCTGTGAAAGATCAATATCAAATGGGCCTGAACATCGGCGTAAATGGTACACCTGGTGTCTACAGTTCAGAAGGCGTTTACCTCGGTGGTTATATGTCAACCTCTGAACTTTTAGACCGCCTTAAATAA
- a CDS encoding zinc ribbon domain-containing protein encodes MFFIFGIGPKTKVIEKSQFLCPVCRTRAGYELRQQRNYFSLFFIPLIPLSKAQDAFVRCNHCGTVMPSTVLDHAQPDPNRQSNLEA; translated from the coding sequence ATGTTTTTTATTTTTGGAATTGGCCCAAAAACCAAAGTCATCGAGAAAAGTCAGTTCTTGTGTCCGGTCTGTCGAACGCGTGCCGGTTATGAACTGAGACAACAGCGTAATTATTTTTCTTTATTTTTTATTCCCTTGATTCCGCTATCGAAAGCTCAGGATGCTTTTGTACGTTGCAATCACTGCGGTACGGTCATGCCAAGCACAGTCCTCGACCATGCCCAGCCTGACCCGAACCGACAATCTAACCTAGAAGCTTGA
- the murD gene encoding UDP-N-acetylmuramoyl-L-alanine--D-glutamate ligase has protein sequence MLIQRGGLKVIAGLGISGVAAVNFLHDKGYRVAVTDSRANPPGHDKIPADVQTSFGKFDQDLLLSAEEIVISPGLDPKLPEIQAAIAKGIPVVSEIQILRRSTDKPIVAITGSNAKSTVTTLIGLMAADAGKKIAVGGNLGRPALDLTKDDPELYILELSSFQLETTSNLNAEVAVVLNMSEDHLDRHGDMMGYHTAKHRIFQGVKKVVYNRDDSLTRPLVPDATPMQSFGLNAPDMNQFGILKDSDGTIWLARGRERLLKSSEMYIQGTHNVANALACLALGEAIGLPLDVMLETLKTFKGLEHRCEFVKEVNGVRYYNDSKGTNIGATLAALDGLGAAIEAQGGKVAIILGGQGKGQDFTALRDSLSKYAKVAVLIGVDRPIIETAIEGTTTLVHAESLQEAVEICQSNTQPHDVVLLSPACASFDMFSGYPERGRQFVAYVNALN, from the coding sequence ATGTTAATACAACGTGGTGGACTTAAGGTCATTGCAGGACTCGGAATCTCAGGTGTTGCAGCAGTCAATTTCTTACATGACAAGGGCTACCGCGTTGCAGTAACTGACTCTAGGGCAAATCCGCCGGGACATGATAAGATTCCAGCTGACGTGCAAACCAGTTTTGGCAAATTTGACCAAGACCTATTGCTCTCAGCAGAAGAGATCGTGATCAGTCCGGGGCTTGATCCGAAACTTCCTGAAATTCAGGCGGCGATTGCTAAAGGCATTCCAGTCGTCAGTGAAATCCAGATTCTGCGCCGTTCTACCGATAAGCCAATTGTTGCCATTACTGGTTCGAATGCTAAAAGTACTGTCACCACATTAATCGGTCTGATGGCTGCAGATGCCGGTAAAAAAATTGCAGTCGGCGGTAATTTAGGTCGTCCTGCATTGGATCTGACCAAAGATGATCCTGAACTGTATATTTTGGAACTTTCGAGCTTCCAGCTGGAAACTACATCGAATCTGAATGCTGAAGTGGCAGTGGTGCTGAACATGAGTGAAGACCATCTGGATCGTCATGGCGACATGATGGGTTATCACACTGCAAAACACCGAATTTTCCAAGGCGTGAAAAAAGTGGTGTATAACCGTGATGATTCATTGACTCGTCCATTGGTTCCAGATGCAACACCAATGCAAAGCTTTGGTCTGAATGCACCGGATATGAATCAGTTTGGTATTTTAAAAGATAGCGATGGCACCATCTGGTTGGCACGTGGACGTGAACGTTTATTAAAAAGTTCTGAGATGTATATTCAAGGTACACATAATGTGGCAAATGCCTTGGCTTGCTTAGCTTTGGGTGAAGCGATTGGTTTGCCGCTTGATGTGATGCTTGAAACATTAAAAACCTTCAAGGGCTTAGAGCATCGCTGTGAGTTCGTTAAAGAAGTCAACGGTGTGCGTTATTACAATGACTCTAAAGGAACCAATATCGGTGCGACTCTGGCCGCTTTAGATGGCTTGGGTGCTGCGATTGAAGCCCAAGGTGGTAAAGTCGCGATCATTCTTGGTGGTCAGGGCAAAGGTCAGGACTTCACGGCTTTACGTGACTCATTGTCTAAATATGCGAAAGTGGCAGTGTTGATTGGTGTGGATCGTCCAATCATTGAAACAGCGATTGAAGGAACCACCACACTGGTACATGCAGAAAGCTTGCAGGAAGCGGTAGAAATCTGCCAGAGCAATACCCAGCCACATGATGTCGTGCTATTGTCTCCGGCATGTGCAAGTTTTGATATGTTCTCAGGCTATCCTGAGCGTGGTCGTCAGTTCGTTGCGTATGTCAACGCGCTTAATTAA
- the dksA gene encoding RNA polymerase-binding protein DksA, with product MANDNQNQVLDEQTDVVEEKATKRVRKSKPKTTEGGSTASLFGIEPYQPKKNEEYMSEGQLEHFRQILLAWKAELMSEVDRTLNTMQDENTALPDVNDRATQEEEFAIELRTRDRERKLIRKIEQSIEAIKNDDYGFCETCGIEIGLRRLEARPTATLCIDCKTLAEIKEKQNNG from the coding sequence ATGGCGAATGACAACCAAAATCAAGTCTTAGATGAACAAACTGATGTGGTAGAGGAAAAAGCTACAAAACGTGTGCGCAAATCTAAGCCAAAAACGACTGAAGGTGGTTCTACTGCTAGCTTATTTGGTATCGAACCTTATCAACCTAAAAAAAATGAAGAATACATGTCTGAAGGTCAGCTTGAACACTTCCGCCAGATTCTGCTGGCTTGGAAAGCTGAGCTGATGTCTGAAGTTGACCGTACGCTCAATACTATGCAGGACGAAAATACGGCACTTCCAGATGTAAATGACCGTGCAACACAAGAAGAAGAATTTGCGATTGAACTACGTACCCGTGACCGTGAACGTAAACTGATCCGCAAAATCGAGCAGTCAATCGAAGCCATCAAAAATGATGACTACGGTTTCTGCGAAACTTGTGGTATCGAAATTGGTTTGCGTCGTTTAGAGGCACGTCCAACTGCAACCTTGTGTATTGACTGTAAAACGCTTGCTGAAATTAAAGAGAAGCAAAATAACGGTTAA
- the feoB gene encoding ferrous iron transporter B has protein sequence MSDALRIALVGNPNCGKTSLFNHLTGTRQKVGNYAGVTVERKIGHFALASGKAVRVLDLPGTYSLDATSPDEAITRDVVQGKIADEGQQDAFLCVVDATNLKLHLGLVLEMIQLGRPVLLVLNMMDEARRRGMQINTQKLSQRLGVPVVETVAVRSSGIENLMNALDQGKYAVPQTEMTGLSGNSHHKVESILKDVVNFVDQEDKRTDFLDKIFLHPVLGLVSLAVMMFVIFQAVFAWAAPFMDGIETFFGWLGEVVSDSIAHPLLNSLVVDGIIAGAGGVVVFLPQILILFFFILVLEESGYLPRAAFLLDKLMYKAGLSGRAFIPLLSSFACAIPGIMASRTISDPRDRLTTIFVAPLMTCSARLPVYALLIAAFIPSQSVWGIFNLQGLVLFGLYMAGILSALCVSFVLKFFNKDKAGHMLLMELPSYRFPDIKNVWIGLLDRGKIFMKRVGGIIFALSILLWFLCTFPQPPEGATLPDIDYSFAGMIGHFIQPIFAPLGFNWQICIALIPAMAAREVVVAALGTVYALSAVDDDAMSEGLAALISGGGDLGWTMATGLSLLVWFIYAPHCLATLATVKRETGSWKTVGFMTVYLFGLAYIMSFLTYQIASHYLG, from the coding sequence ATGAGTGATGCCTTACGTATTGCCCTTGTCGGTAACCCTAACTGCGGTAAAACCTCATTATTCAACCATTTAACCGGAACAAGACAGAAAGTTGGCAACTATGCCGGGGTGACGGTAGAGCGTAAAATCGGCCACTTCGCGTTAGCTTCTGGAAAAGCGGTACGTGTACTGGATTTGCCGGGGACTTATAGTTTAGATGCCACTAGTCCGGATGAAGCAATTACTCGTGATGTAGTACAGGGTAAGATTGCGGATGAAGGACAGCAGGATGCGTTCCTATGTGTGGTGGATGCCACGAATCTGAAACTGCATCTCGGTCTGGTGCTGGAAATGATCCAGCTCGGTCGTCCGGTGTTACTCGTCCTGAACATGATGGACGAAGCACGTCGTCGTGGGATGCAGATCAATACCCAAAAACTGTCACAGCGTCTCGGTGTGCCCGTCGTGGAAACGGTTGCTGTGCGCAGTTCAGGCATTGAAAACCTGATGAATGCACTGGATCAGGGGAAATACGCTGTTCCACAAACCGAAATGACCGGTTTGAGTGGTAACAGTCATCACAAAGTCGAAAGCATCCTGAAAGATGTGGTGAACTTTGTGGACCAGGAAGATAAACGTACCGATTTCCTCGATAAAATTTTCCTGCACCCTGTGCTCGGTCTGGTGAGCCTTGCCGTAATGATGTTCGTGATTTTCCAGGCAGTATTCGCCTGGGCGGCACCATTCATGGATGGCATTGAAACCTTCTTTGGCTGGCTCGGTGAGGTGGTCAGTGACAGTATTGCTCATCCTTTGCTGAATAGTCTGGTTGTAGATGGGATTATTGCGGGTGCTGGTGGTGTCGTGGTGTTCCTGCCACAGATTCTAATCCTGTTCTTCTTTATCTTGGTATTGGAAGAATCCGGTTATCTGCCGCGTGCTGCTTTCTTGCTGGATAAACTGATGTACAAAGCTGGTCTTTCTGGTCGTGCCTTCATTCCTTTATTATCCAGTTTTGCCTGTGCGATTCCGGGAATCATGGCTTCACGTACCATTAGTGATCCACGTGACCGTTTAACTACAATCTTCGTAGCGCCCTTGATGACCTGTTCGGCTCGTCTGCCGGTATATGCATTACTCATTGCTGCTTTCATTCCATCACAATCGGTATGGGGTATTTTTAACCTGCAAGGTTTGGTACTGTTTGGCCTGTATATGGCAGGTATTCTGAGTGCGCTGTGTGTGTCTTTTGTCTTGAAGTTCTTTAATAAAGACAAAGCTGGCCATATGTTATTGATGGAATTGCCAAGTTATCGTTTTCCGGATATCAAGAACGTCTGGATTGGTCTGCTCGATCGCGGCAAGATCTTTATGAAGCGTGTGGGTGGCATCATCTTTGCGCTATCGATTCTGCTATGGTTCCTGTGTACTTTCCCGCAACCGCCAGAAGGTGCGACTTTACCGGACATCGATTATTCCTTTGCCGGGATGATCGGTCATTTTATCCAGCCAATCTTTGCACCATTAGGCTTTAACTGGCAGATCTGTATTGCCCTGATTCCGGCTATGGCTGCACGTGAAGTAGTCGTGGCTGCATTGGGTACTGTGTATGCATTATCAGCAGTCGATGATGATGCAATGTCTGAAGGACTGGCTGCCTTGATTAGTGGCGGCGGTGACTTGGGTTGGACAATGGCAACTGGGTTATCGTTACTGGTCTGGTTTATCTATGCACCGCACTGCCTGGCAACCTTGGCAACAGTGAAACGTGAAACAGGTTCATGGAAAACTGTAGGCTTTATGACCGTTTATCTGTTTGGTCTGGCATACATCATGTCATTCCTGACCTATCAAATTGCTTCACACTATTTAGGTTAA
- a CDS encoding FeoA family protein yields the protein MRLSDLKVKQTAIIRKVNRTTDGEGAQHDVVASRLETLGFVPGTAVQVITKGIFGGDPILIQVGFTRFALRKSEAAKIEIEAGVSA from the coding sequence GTGCGTTTGTCGGATTTGAAAGTGAAGCAAACAGCCATCATTCGAAAGGTTAATCGAACTACTGATGGTGAGGGCGCTCAACACGATGTCGTGGCGAGTCGCCTGGAAACGTTGGGTTTTGTGCCTGGCACAGCAGTGCAGGTCATTACTAAAGGTATTTTTGGTGGGGATCCTATTTTAATTCAGGTCGGCTTTACCCGTTTTGCCCTGCGTAAGTCAGAGGCAGCCAAGATTGAAATAGAAGCTGGAGTGTCGGCATGA